A window from Drosophila kikkawai strain 14028-0561.14 chromosome 2L, DkikHiC1v2, whole genome shotgun sequence encodes these proteins:
- the Porin2 gene encoding voltage-dependent anion-selective channel yields the protein MAKIPTYPELGKLARDLFRRGYHPGLWQIETKTMTSPGIELLSTGFTNYDNSKVSGMLQSKYIMEDKGLTLTEGWNTDRYIFGEIMQKDKLSEGLSLGLGARFRPSTNDLDAKFRVQYLQEKFHALVDLTLNSSYPVLNASVVMPYEDFLGGLGLELDLHNVYVNAWKVALGWSNEQATVLAELKDHGAFLASLFYKVDEKIDAGVELDRTARWWGDGGGDTDNPEEVQEYHGGDVIVSLGMIYRLDENAFIRAKINNIVELGLGYEQKFGEGITGNISAILDFRRYSGYHRIGVGVALQC from the exons atggccaaaatacCGACGTATCCCGAACTGGGCAAGCTAGCCCGCGATCTGTTCAGGCGCGGCTACCATCCGGGACTCTGGCAGATCGAGACCAAAACGATGACTAGTCCGGGCATCGAGCTTTTATCCACAGGCTTCACCAACTACGACAATTCCAAGGTTTCCGGTATGCTGCAGAGCAAGTACATCATGGAAGACAAAGGACTGACACTCACTGAGGGATGGAATACGGACAGATACATCTTCGGCGAGATTATGCAAAAGGACAAGTTGTCTGAGGGCTTGTCGTTGGGCTTGGGGGCAAGGTTCCGGCCGTCAACGAA CGACCTTGATGCTAAATTCAGGGTGCAATACCTCCAGGAAAAGTTCCATGCTTTGGTTGATCTGACTCTGAATTCGTCGTACCCTGTGTTAAACGCATCGGTGGTGATGCCCTACGAAGATTTCCTGGGAGGCCTGGGCCTCGAGTTAGACCTTCACAATGTGTATGTCAACGCCTGGAAGGTGGCTCTTGGCTGGAGCAACGAACAGGCTACCGTTCTTGCCGAACT GAAGGATCACGGCGCCTTTCTGGCTTCCCTCTTCTACAAGGTGGATGAAAAAATCGATGCGGGTGTCGAGTTAGACAGAACAGCCCGTTGGTGGGGTGACGGTGGTGGCGACACCGACAATCCCGAGGAAGTCCAAGAATATCACGGCGGCGATGTGATAGTCAGCCTGGGTATGATCTATCGCCTGGACGAAAACGCTTTCATCCGCGCCAAAATCAACAACATCGTGGAGTTGGGCTTGGGCTACGAGCAGAAGTTTGGCGAAGGAATCACGGGCAACATATCGGCGATCCTTGACTTTCGCCGCTATTCTGGTTACCACAGGATTGGAGTGGGGGTGGCTCTGCAGTGCTAA
- the LOC108076906 gene encoding voltage-dependent anion-selective channel-like isoform X1, producing the protein MGKKSERVRDFFRCRRNSKAPPKEEEDTADKKDEAKGDQDDTNKKDMEIMPPPLGEGQISTYFHVGACAKECLLRGFKLGSWQLSCTSMTNKGIQLSTFGEAYPKINDVFGGVEVFKEIGNFHFSHSWFTTHEFLSELGLRFASAYGIFNTTIGTKDEVTLKSKLKCGFELNPIKVDLVVPIYKEPLVMGYVVAAPVDSCLFGYRTVYNLEEKGFDMHAFCLGYYNGQSEVGLKLENFKNLRGSIFQRIGENWAVALKANLYSAENVKQLSVGAQYNFQNGTLLKVRLRDDSRIGFVFQKNVNNHVEVMYHFGFDLADPKGGAHRFGASLDFQC; encoded by the exons atGGGAAAAAAATCAGAACGGGTGCGCGACTTTTTCCGGTGTCGTCGGAACAGCAAGGCTCCTCCGAAAGAGGAGGAGGATACGGCGGATAAAAAGGATGAGGCAAAAGGCGACCAAGATGACACGAACAAGAAAGATATGGAGATAATGCCACCGCCGCTTGGAGAAGGCCAGATATCAACCTATTTTCATGTGGGCGCCTGTGCCAAGGAGTGTCTCCTGAGGGGTTTCAAGCTCGGTTCCTGGCAGCTCTCTTGCACCTCCATGACAAACAAGGGCATTCAGCTGAGCACCTTTGGCGAGGCTTATCCCAAAATAAACGACGTCTTTGGGGGAGTTGAGGTGTTCAAGGAGATTGgcaatttccatttttcccACAGTTGGTTTACAACCCACGAATTTCTGTCGGAGCTTGGCTTGCGTTTCGCTTCCGCCTATGGTATCTTTAATACGACAATAGGGACGAAGGACGA AGTTACATTGAAAAGCAAGCTAAAGTGCGGCTTTGAGCTTAACCCTATAAAAGTCGACCTGGTGGTGCCAATCTACAAGGAGCCACTTGTTATGGGTTACGTCGTAGCGGCCCCTGTAGACAGCTGCCTGTTCGGCTATCGTACAGTATACAATCTCGAAGAGAAGGGCTTCGACATGCACGCCTTCTGCCTGGGCTATTATAATGGACAGTCCGAAGTGGGACTCAAACT GGAGAACTTTAAAAACCTGCGAGGTTCGATCTTCCAACGGATCGGCGAAAACTGGGCCGTGGCCTTGAAGGCGAACCTCTACAGTGCGGAGAACGTTAAGCAACTATCTGTCGGCGCGCAGTACAACTTCCAGAATGGAACTCTGCTGAAAGTAAGGCTTCGAGACGACTCTAGAATTggatttgtttttcaaaagaaTGTGAACAACCATGTCGAGGTTATGTATCATTTCGGCTTCGATCTGGCGGATCCGAAAGGTGGAGCGCACAGGTTTGGGGCTTCCCTGGACTTTCAATGCTAA
- the LOC108077247 gene encoding leukocyte receptor cluster member 8 homolog produces MSDAMSAPPPLIPQLQEMQQQQQQQQQQQQQGGNSAALAQQWNYWYANQNAAAYQQQYQQYYQYYMRYQQQQQQQVTSTVSSSNAPPGFSNALAAPPPLPTGPPPPPPPKGGQSAGGNMNKQQQQQQQQQQQKNFGGIRFNLNLNQKRLANAPNPLQQQQQLQQQHNQQIHQQQQQQQQHQQQALQMYNNNNNLNNNKKKRKRNNNNKMNKSYEQTAYSNPFTNHTTPIAPPPPIITAADVGVPVTPDLSKPPPPLPLSVVAPTEPPQPHSTQHQQQQQPHQPTPPQAPAASAAPSGSTFKRPSTLQMGTNDSWPDSLNQYVARCYSKCNTDFDKDQIDICLKGKIMAAANRNELWTRDWDNEAMPTVHSERDGIDVVLSNVAPTQPQRSNYFQKKIEQQERERDHREQQEKAPTAGSKGSSGIVNAFKQKGGNLFNKGSSSYGSHNRHSSSSRYSRSRSRSPASSLSSSKYSNKKQRYSRSRSRSRSRSPPSRSRSRSRSSDASSPPARKVIRKSGSNDSLNFIPLTANLSRKQQKMLMKKGKRAAAAAAAAAAAAGGQAKKKPPHFYSNQSSVGGAVDDDTARLQQRAARFSQQGSGSAKKSVVAIASSPFGLTTAKNKKKMMQQQQHHRSAFYEDTGSLDLLDLHIVGSCRELEKSFLRLTKAPSPSEVRPVEVLTHSLANVKSKWRVNHDYHYACDQLKSIRQDLTVQGIRDQFTVEVYETHARIAMEKGDHEEFNQCQTQLKMLYAELGGQSPNSLEFTAYRILYYIFTKNTLDITTVLRSITADQRVTPVIAHALEFRSAWSLGNYCKLFSLYKSAPLMSGHMIEWFLERERKSALRVLIKSYRPNISVNYIANILAFDSSEKCKEWLDTFSLPYVADGAQVDCKNAAAIAI; encoded by the exons ATGTCCGATGCAATGAGTGCACCACCGCCTCTGATACCGCAGCTGCAagaaatgcagcagcagcaacaacaacaacagcagcagcagcagcagggggGTAATTCCGCCGCTCTCGCCCAGCAATGGAACTACTGGTATGCCAACCAAAATGCCGCCGCCTACCAGCAACAGTATCAGCAGTACTACCAATACTACATGCGatatcagcagcaacagcagcagcaggtaaCATCGACCGTGAGTTCATCGAATGCGCCGCCAGGGTTCAGCAATGCACTGGCTGCCCCGCCGCCACTGCCCACAGGTCCGCCGCCTCCGCCACCGCCCAAAGGCGGTCAGTCCGCTGGAGGCAACATGAacaagcaacagcagcagcaacaacaacagcagcaacaaaagaaTTTCGGGGGAATACGtttcaatttgaatttaaatcaaaagcgTTTGGCCAATGCGCCCAATCccctgcaacagcagcagcagctccaacaGCAGCACAACCAACAAAtacaccaacagcagcagcagcagcagcaacaccaacaacaggCTTTGCAAATgtacaacaataataacaacttgaataacaacaaaaagaagcGCAaacgcaacaacaacaacaagatgaACAAGAGCTATGAGCAAACTGCATATAGCAATCCATTTACCAATCACACCACACCCATagccccaccaccacccatcATAACCGCCGCCGATGTAGGCGTGCCGGTCACGCCAGACTTGAGCAAACCGCCACCACCACTGCCGTTGTCCGTAGTTGCACCCACAGAGCCACCTCAGCCACATTCTacccagcatcagcagcagcagcagccacatcaGCCGACGCCTCCCCAAGCACCAGCTGCATCTGCAGCTCCATCCGGATCCACTTTCAAGCGTCCTAGCACCTTGCAAATGGGTACCAATGACTCTTGGCCGGATTCCCTCAATCAGTACGTTGCCCGTTGCTACTCCAAGTGCAACACGGATTTTGACAAGGATCAGATTGACATTTGTCTCAAGGGCAAGATAATGGCGGCTGCCAATCGAAATGAATTGTGGACGCGAGATTGGGACAACGAGGCGATGCCGACGGTGCACAGCGAACGGGATGGCATCGATGTGGTACTGAGCAATGTCGCTCCGACGCAGCCGCAGCGTAGCAACTATTTCCAAAAGAAGATTGAGCAGCAGGAGAGAGAGCGTGATCATCGCGAGCAGCAGGAGAAGGCACCGACAGCGGGCAGCAAGGGCTCCTCGGGTATTGTAAATGCGTTCAAGCAGAAGGGCGGAAATTTATTCAACAAGGGCTCGTCCAGCTACGGTTCCCACAATCGTCATTCGTCGTCGTCCAGGTACTCCAGGAGTCGTTCGCG ATCGCCGGCATCATCGTTGAGTTCCTCAAAATACTCGAATAAGAAGCAGCGGTATTCGCGTTCGCGGTCTCGTTCGCGTTCCCGCTCCCCACCCTCCCGGTCTCGGTCGCGTTCTCGCAGCAGTGATGCCAGCAGTCCGCCGGCGCGTAAAGTTATTCGCAAATCGGGCTCAAATGATTCCTTGAATTTCATACCATTGACCGCCAACCTCTCGCGAAAGCAGCAAAAAATGCTAATGAAGAAGGGAAAGCGGgctgccgcagcagcagcagcagcagcggcggccgCCGGTGGTCAGGCGAAAAAGAAGCCACCACATTTTTACTCTAACCAATCGTCCGTGGGCGGAGCCGTTGATGATGACACAGCGCGCTTGCAACAGCGGGCGGCACGTTTCTCACAGCAGGGCTCAGGCTCGGCAAAGAAATCTGTCGTCGCCATTGCAAGCTCACCGTTTGGTCTCACCACGGCCAAGAATAAAAAGAAgatgatgcagcagcagcagcaccatcgCTCTGCCTTCTACGAGGACACAGGCAGCTTAGATCTTCTCGATTTGCATATTGTAGGTTCTTGTAGGGAATTAGAAAAGTCTTTCCTGCGTCTGACCAAGGCGCCGTCGCCGTCGGAGGTGCGTCCAGTCGAGGTGCTAACCCATTCGTTGGCCAACGTGAAGAGCAAATGGCGTGTCAATCACGATTATCACTATGCGTGTGATCAGCTTAAGTCCATCAGACAGGATTTGACT GTCCAAGGTATTCGCGATCAGTTTACAGTGGAAGTGTACGAGACGCATGCCCGCATTGCTATGGAGAAGGGCGACCACGAAGAGTTCAACCAATGTCAGACGCAACTGAAGATGCTCTACGCTGAACTCGGAGGACAGAGTCCGAATTCCTTGGAGTTTACCGCCTATCGCATACTGTACTACATATTTACAAAGAATACCTTGG ACATAACAACTGTCCTACGTTCGATTACGGCTGATCAGCGCGTGACCCCAGTCATTGCCCACGCCTTAGAGTTCCGTTCGGCCTGGTCGTTGGGCAACTATTGTAAACTTTTTTCCCTGTACAAGTCGGCGCCGCTCATGTCGGGCCATATGATTGAGTGGTTCCTTGAACGAGAGCGCAAGTCTGCTCTGCGAGTCTTGATTAAATC CTATCGTCCCAATATTAGCGTTAATTATATTGCCAATATCCTGGCTTTTGATAGTTCAGAAAAGTGCAAAGAATGGCTCGACACCTTCAGTTTGCCTTATGTCGCTGATGGGGCACAAGTGGATTGTAAAAATGCTGCTGCCATTGCCATTTGA
- the LOC108076905 gene encoding voltage-dependent anion-selective channel-like produces the protein MEKLKNFFRCKRRKSEAAEKKDEKAPPPQEEGQEESQGDHVKENLVPIVQPPTVEGEVPSYFQVNALANMSLLNGYENGVWKLQTTTKTKSDLFLSSFGEGYPFLNNAYGGVEALQEMGPFHAALCWLTNQEFLLDLGANDEALSGQWFSVLKFGAATAEELQFTAKLRLGFERNPIKMELEVPIYRQPLLKGYLMVVPVEHFALGYRTVFDVNDKKFGMHAFCVGFNNQSTEISLKLENFEHLRGTIFQRLFGKWALALKTDIYGNVDQRNLHVGCQYEWGPGTLIKTKIRGDARLGFIVERKLSEAIRMVYNCSFDGKDPLNGEIRMGAAWYFNLM, from the exons ATGGAGAAGTTGAAGAATTTTTTCCGGTGCAAGAGGCGTAAAAGTGAGGCCGCCGAAAAAAAAGATGAGAAAGCTCCTCCTCCCCAAGAAGAAGGCCAAGAAGAATCCCAAGGAGATCACGTAAAGGAAAATTTGGTACCAATAGTGCAGCCGCCGACGGTGGAGGGCGAGGTGCCCTCATACTTCCAAGTGAATGCACTGGCGAATATGTCTCTCCTTAATGGCTACGAGAACGGCGTGTGGAAGCTGCAAACCACCACCAAGACAAAGAGCGATCTCTTTCTGAGCAGCTTTGGCGAGGGCTATCCGTTCCTAAACAACGCCTATGGCGGTGTGGAGGCGTTACAGGAGATGGGTCCATTCCACGCCGCCCTCTGCTGGCTGACTAACCAGGAGTTTCTGTTGGACCTCGGTGCAAACGATGAGGCCCTTAGCGGGCAATGGTTTTCCGTCCTGAAATTTGGAGCCGCCACGGCAGAAGA ATTGCAGTTTACGGCCAAGTTAAGATTAGGCTTCGAGCGCAATCCCATTAAGATGGAACTAGAAGTACCTATTTACCGGCAACCCCTTTTAAAGGGCTACCTTATGGTGGTTCCTGTCGAACATTTTGCGTTGGGCTATCGAACGGTCTTTGATGTCAATGACAAGAAGTTCGGCATGCACGCCTTTTGCGTTGGGTTTAATAATCAGTCCACTGAAATAAGCCTCAAATT AGAGAATTTCGAGCATCTGCGAGGTACGATCTTTCAGCGCCTTTTTGGAAAGTGGGCCTTAGCCTTAAAGACCGACATATATGGCAACGTGGATCAGAGGAATTTACACGTTGGGTGTCAGTACGAATGGGGGCCGGGAACACTGATAAAGACCAAAATAAGGGGCGATGCTCGTTTGGGCTTCATCGTTGAGCGAAAACTCAGTGAAGCTATTAGGATGGTCTATAACTGCAGCTTTGATGGAAAAGACCCACTAAATGGAGAGATTAGGATGGGCGCTGCCTGGTATTTCAACTTAATGTAA
- the LOC108076906 gene encoding voltage-dependent anion-selective channel-like isoform X2, with product MEIMPPPLGEGQISTYFHVGACAKECLLRGFKLGSWQLSCTSMTNKGIQLSTFGEAYPKINDVFGGVEVFKEIGNFHFSHSWFTTHEFLSELGLRFASAYGIFNTTIGTKDEVTLKSKLKCGFELNPIKVDLVVPIYKEPLVMGYVVAAPVDSCLFGYRTVYNLEEKGFDMHAFCLGYYNGQSEVGLKLENFKNLRGSIFQRIGENWAVALKANLYSAENVKQLSVGAQYNFQNGTLLKVRLRDDSRIGFVFQKNVNNHVEVMYHFGFDLADPKGGAHRFGASLDFQC from the exons ATGGAGATAATGCCACCGCCGCTTGGAGAAGGCCAGATATCAACCTATTTTCATGTGGGCGCCTGTGCCAAGGAGTGTCTCCTGAGGGGTTTCAAGCTCGGTTCCTGGCAGCTCTCTTGCACCTCCATGACAAACAAGGGCATTCAGCTGAGCACCTTTGGCGAGGCTTATCCCAAAATAAACGACGTCTTTGGGGGAGTTGAGGTGTTCAAGGAGATTGgcaatttccatttttcccACAGTTGGTTTACAACCCACGAATTTCTGTCGGAGCTTGGCTTGCGTTTCGCTTCCGCCTATGGTATCTTTAATACGACAATAGGGACGAAGGACGA AGTTACATTGAAAAGCAAGCTAAAGTGCGGCTTTGAGCTTAACCCTATAAAAGTCGACCTGGTGGTGCCAATCTACAAGGAGCCACTTGTTATGGGTTACGTCGTAGCGGCCCCTGTAGACAGCTGCCTGTTCGGCTATCGTACAGTATACAATCTCGAAGAGAAGGGCTTCGACATGCACGCCTTCTGCCTGGGCTATTATAATGGACAGTCCGAAGTGGGACTCAAACT GGAGAACTTTAAAAACCTGCGAGGTTCGATCTTCCAACGGATCGGCGAAAACTGGGCCGTGGCCTTGAAGGCGAACCTCTACAGTGCGGAGAACGTTAAGCAACTATCTGTCGGCGCGCAGTACAACTTCCAGAATGGAACTCTGCTGAAAGTAAGGCTTCGAGACGACTCTAGAATTggatttgtttttcaaaagaaTGTGAACAACCATGTCGAGGTTATGTATCATTTCGGCTTCGATCTGGCGGATCCGAAAGGTGGAGCGCACAGGTTTGGGGCTTCCCTGGACTTTCAATGCTAA